A genomic stretch from Fodinibius salinus includes:
- a CDS encoding DUF427 domain-containing protein encodes MKKTEPGPGQESVWDYPRPPKMEDSAKTVRIVFNSKEIVHSDRSKRVLETSHPPVYYIPQEDIQMKYLQKISGTTYCEWKGQAHYFDVVVGKQKAEKAAWCYPDLTEPFESMAGYVAFYGHKMQGCYVGDEKVDAQKGGFYGGWITSNIVGPFKGKPGSAGW; translated from the coding sequence ATGAAGAAAACAGAGCCCGGTCCCGGACAAGAATCAGTGTGGGATTATCCGCGCCCGCCCAAAATGGAAGATAGCGCAAAAACAGTGCGTATCGTGTTCAATAGTAAAGAGATTGTGCATTCAGATCGATCTAAGCGGGTTCTTGAGACGAGCCATCCGCCGGTATATTATATTCCGCAAGAAGATATCCAGATGAAATATTTGCAAAAAATATCCGGTACTACCTATTGCGAGTGGAAAGGGCAGGCGCATTATTTCGATGTGGTGGTTGGTAAACAAAAAGCTGAAAAGGCGGCATGGTGTTATCCTGATCTTACGGAACCTTTTGAATCGATGGCCGGATATGTTGCATTTTATGGCCATAAAATGCAGGGTTGCTATGTAGGTGACGAAAAGGTAGATGCCCAGAAAGGCGGCTTTTACGGCGGCTGGATTACCTCTAACATCGTGGGACCTTTTAAAGGCAAGCCGGGTAGTGCAGGCTGGTAA
- the egtD gene encoding L-histidine N(alpha)-methyltransferase: MENQVADTGQTMLDEVVEGLRKSQKQLPSKYFYDERGSELFEQITRLEEYYPTEIERSILNQNIDAIADSIGSKAMLVELGSGSSSKTRLLLEKLDSLASYVPVDISEEYLLKIVSNLRIEYPRISIIPVFADYTSHFKLPSLGDSYSQQVLFYPGSTIGNFLPEKARSFLSTLADITDPDAGMLIGVDLKKDKQLLESAYNDEDGITAKFNKNMLKRINRELGADFEINLFAHKAYFNEQEGRIEMHLVSQKKQEVQIADETFVFNKGESIHTENSYKYTLDEFEDLVSDSFSVEQVWTDEDDYFSVQYLSKK; encoded by the coding sequence ATGGAAAATCAGGTTGCGGATACTGGGCAGACGATGCTGGATGAGGTAGTAGAAGGATTACGCAAATCACAAAAGCAGTTGCCTAGTAAATATTTCTACGATGAGCGGGGATCGGAGCTCTTTGAGCAGATAACACGATTGGAGGAATATTATCCTACGGAAATCGAGCGGTCTATTCTGAATCAAAATATTGATGCTATTGCTGACAGTATAGGTTCTAAAGCAATGCTGGTGGAGTTGGGCAGTGGCAGTAGTAGCAAAACGCGACTGCTGTTGGAAAAGCTCGATTCATTGGCATCCTACGTGCCAGTAGATATCTCAGAGGAATACCTCCTTAAAATTGTTAGTAATTTACGAATCGAATATCCCAGGATTTCCATCATCCCTGTATTTGCTGATTATACCTCTCATTTTAAATTACCTTCTTTAGGAGATAGTTATAGCCAACAGGTTCTTTTTTATCCGGGATCCACCATCGGTAACTTCCTCCCCGAGAAAGCTCGTTCGTTTTTATCTACACTTGCAGATATCACTGACCCAGATGCAGGAATGCTTATTGGTGTAGATCTGAAAAAAGATAAACAGCTGTTAGAATCTGCTTATAATGACGAAGATGGTATTACCGCAAAGTTTAATAAAAATATGCTAAAGCGTATTAACCGTGAGTTAGGAGCCGATTTTGAGATAAATTTATTTGCGCACAAGGCATATTTTAACGAGCAGGAAGGGCGTATCGAAATGCATTTGGTTTCGCAGAAAAAGCAAGAAGTACAGATCGCCGATGAAACTTTTGTATTTAATAAAGGGGAATCCATACACACCGAAAATTCGTATAAATATACGTTGGATGAGTTTGAAGATTTGGTCAGTGATTCGTTCTCTGTTGAGCAGGTATGGACAGACGAGGACGATTATTTTTCGGTACAATATCTATCTAAAAAGTAA
- the egtB gene encoding ergothioneine biosynthesis protein EgtB translates to MDIKTSQPKLEKSADRHSKEQLKKRFKEIRDFSIHLTEPLEKEDYVIQAINNTSPTKWHLAHVSWFYETFVLEKALPDYESLHPQYSYIFNSYYLQTGEPHTRSKRGLLSRPSVDEVLEYREYVNGQVLAFIEGATPEEIAEFGPVIEIGNHHEQQHQELMVTDFKYMFAQNPLYPKYKELNHPKGSPPDSLNWISFDEGIYEIGNDGGEYTYDNEHPRHRKFLEPFVMADRLITNGEFMEFMEDGGYERSPLWLDDGWATVNERNWDSPLYWCKRDDGWYHYTLGGLRKVHPHEPVTHVSYYESDAFARWADARLPREAEWEVAAGDKPYDGNFVEDNKFHPRPLQQNTDGLKQMYGDVWEWTMSAYEPYPGYEPLPGALGEYNGKFMCSQYVLRGGSCATSETHIRKTYRNFFYPDARWQFNGIRLAKNI, encoded by the coding sequence ATGGATATAAAAACATCCCAGCCCAAGCTTGAAAAATCTGCCGATCGCCATTCAAAAGAGCAGCTCAAAAAGCGATTTAAGGAAATTCGGGACTTTAGCATTCATTTAACGGAGCCTTTGGAGAAGGAAGATTATGTCATTCAGGCCATTAATAATACGAGTCCTACCAAATGGCATTTGGCACATGTGAGCTGGTTTTATGAGACTTTTGTGTTGGAAAAAGCTCTGCCCGACTATGAGTCCCTGCATCCACAGTATTCATATATTTTTAATTCTTATTATCTGCAAACCGGTGAGCCGCATACCCGGTCAAAGCGAGGGTTACTTTCGCGTCCCTCGGTAGATGAAGTACTCGAATATCGAGAATATGTTAATGGGCAGGTGCTTGCTTTTATTGAAGGTGCTACCCCAGAAGAGATTGCTGAATTCGGTCCGGTCATTGAGATTGGGAACCATCACGAGCAGCAGCACCAAGAGCTGATGGTGACTGACTTTAAATACATGTTTGCGCAGAATCCACTCTATCCAAAATATAAAGAGCTCAATCATCCCAAGGGAAGTCCGCCTGATTCACTGAATTGGATTTCTTTTGATGAAGGGATTTACGAGATCGGTAATGATGGGGGAGAATATACCTACGATAATGAACATCCCCGCCACCGAAAATTTCTTGAGCCATTTGTGATGGCCGACCGCCTGATTACCAATGGTGAATTCATGGAATTTATGGAAGATGGCGGCTATGAACGTTCCCCTTTGTGGCTTGATGACGGATGGGCTACAGTCAATGAAAGAAATTGGGACTCCCCGCTTTATTGGTGCAAACGGGATGACGGTTGGTATCATTATACGTTGGGAGGTCTTCGGAAAGTACATCCCCATGAGCCGGTAACCCATGTCAGTTATTACGAATCTGATGCGTTTGCTCGATGGGCCGATGCGCGGTTACCCCGAGAGGCTGAGTGGGAAGTAGCCGCCGGTGATAAGCCATACGATGGTAATTTTGTAGAAGATAACAAGTTTCATCCGCGACCCCTGCAGCAAAATACAGACGGCCTCAAGCAAATGTACGGTGATGTTTGGGAGTGGACGATGAGTGCCTATGAACCCTATCCCGGATATGAGCCGTTACCCGGTGCTCTGGGTGAATATAATGGCAAATTTATGTGCAGTCAGTATGTGCTGCGTGGTGGATCATGCGCTACATCGGAGACGCACATCCGAAAGACCTACCGCAACTTTTTCTATCCCGATGCGCGCTGGCAGTTTAACGGCATTCGACTAGCCAAAAATATTTAA